The following proteins are co-located in the Sandaracinaceae bacterium genome:
- a CDS encoding zinc-dependent peptidase gives MDDLPPAFSLWRGLLSALAGATVAGFVALRFDAPIWVAPAVGVAIAALAYLIATRKDRRRRRVAARPFPEAWRAILEEWVGFYRDLDAPARARFEREIAIFLDEQVITGPRGAALDDELKLLVAASAVVVVFGRPGFRYPQLRDVVVYDQAFDDEYNVKEDGNILGMVHGQGPILFSARSLRQGFRGEHDGRNVGYHEFAHVLDFEYGRADGVPGFMPWGAIQPWLKEMHSETAKIEAHRSVLRAYAAENEAEFFAVATEVFFERPTQLKTKAPELYALLTQAYGQDPAERS, from the coding sequence TTGGACGACCTGCCGCCCGCCTTCTCCCTCTGGCGAGGGCTCCTGTCCGCCCTCGCTGGCGCCACCGTCGCGGGGTTCGTGGCGCTGCGCTTCGACGCGCCGATCTGGGTCGCCCCCGCGGTCGGCGTCGCGATCGCCGCCCTCGCCTACCTGATCGCGACGCGCAAGGACCGCCGGCGACGTCGCGTGGCGGCCCGCCCCTTCCCGGAGGCGTGGCGCGCGATCCTCGAGGAGTGGGTCGGGTTCTACCGAGACCTCGACGCCCCCGCGCGCGCCCGCTTCGAGCGCGAGATCGCGATCTTCCTCGACGAGCAGGTCATCACCGGGCCCCGCGGCGCGGCCCTCGACGACGAGCTGAAGCTGCTGGTGGCGGCGAGCGCGGTGGTCGTCGTCTTCGGCCGCCCGGGCTTTCGCTATCCCCAGCTGCGCGACGTGGTGGTCTACGACCAGGCCTTCGACGACGAGTACAACGTCAAGGAGGACGGCAACATCCTCGGCATGGTGCACGGCCAGGGCCCCATCCTCTTCAGCGCGCGGAGCTTGAGGCAGGGCTTCCGCGGCGAGCACGACGGCCGGAACGTCGGCTACCACGAGTTCGCGCACGTGCTCGACTTCGAATACGGCCGCGCCGACGGCGTGCCGGGCTTCATGCCGTGGGGCGCGATCCAACCCTGGCTGAAGGAGATGCACAGCGAGACGGCGAAGATCGAGGCGCACCGCTCCGTGCTCCGCGCCTACGCGGCCGAGAACGAGGCCGAGTTCTTCGCCGTCGCCACCGAGGTCTTCTTCGAACGCCCCACCCAGCTGAAGACGAAGGCCCCCGAGCTCTACGCCCTCCTCACCCAGGCCTACGGCCAAGATCCCGCTGAACGCAGCTGA
- a CDS encoding alpha/beta fold hydrolase, whose translation MRRSLHGHFWTLTPHVLHVLRPEPVPRDEPWHTSVDDPAHGPVRLTGWLRDTPHSDTCVVLVHGLGGSADSRYVLRAAREARDVGMSYLRLHCRGADRSGEDIYHAALSDDLRAALASPGLAKFRRIYVIGFSMGGHMALRWAHEPDRDPRVAALIAVCAPLDLAYGANAIQRPGGLPYQWHVLRGLKEIYRAAAARRAMPVPVEHAMTLRTILEWDDEVVVPRFGWRDRAHYYEAASAGPMLEGCDLPTLFVAAHQDPVVTAGGLRPWLERASDAVEVAWTEGGHIGFPDDLRLVGDDRPGPLEPQLFRWLARASDPAPR comes from the coding sequence GTGCGCAGGTCCCTTCACGGCCACTTCTGGACCCTGACGCCGCACGTGCTCCACGTGCTGCGCCCCGAGCCCGTCCCTCGCGACGAGCCGTGGCACACGAGCGTCGATGACCCGGCGCACGGGCCCGTCCGCCTGACGGGCTGGCTGCGCGACACCCCGCACAGCGACACCTGCGTCGTGCTCGTGCACGGCCTCGGCGGCAGCGCCGACAGCCGCTACGTGCTGCGCGCCGCGCGCGAGGCGCGCGACGTCGGCATGAGCTACCTGCGCCTCCACTGCCGGGGCGCCGACCGCAGCGGCGAGGACATCTACCACGCCGCGCTCAGCGACGACCTCCGCGCCGCGCTCGCGAGCCCCGGCCTCGCGAAGTTCCGCCGGATCTACGTCATCGGCTTCTCGATGGGCGGCCACATGGCGCTGCGCTGGGCCCACGAGCCGGATCGCGATCCCCGCGTCGCCGCCCTGATCGCGGTCTGCGCGCCCCTCGACCTCGCCTACGGCGCGAACGCCATCCAGCGGCCCGGCGGCCTCCCGTACCAGTGGCACGTGCTGCGGGGGCTGAAGGAGATCTACCGCGCCGCCGCCGCGCGCCGAGCCATGCCCGTGCCGGTGGAGCACGCGATGACCCTCCGCACCATCCTCGAGTGGGACGACGAGGTCGTGGTCCCTCGCTTCGGCTGGCGCGACCGCGCGCACTACTACGAGGCCGCCAGCGCGGGCCCGATGCTCGAGGGCTGCGACCTCCCCACCCTCTTCGTCGCCGCGCATCAGGATCCGGTCGTCACCGCGGGCGGCCTGCGGCCGTGGCTCGAGCGCGCGTCGGACGCGGTCGAGGTCGCCTGGACGGAGGGCGGTCACATCGGCTTCCCGGACGACCTCCGCCTCGTCGGCGACGACCGCCCCGGGCCCCTCGAGCCGCAGCTCTTCCGCTGGCTCGCGCGCGCGTCCGACCCCGCCCCGCGCTGA